One Ctenopharyngodon idella isolate HZGC_01 chromosome 3, HZGC01, whole genome shotgun sequence genomic window, ACTTCTCTTTCCATTGAAGAGTGCTTGCATCTCATCGATGCCAACTTCCCCTCAGAAGAGGATCCAGAGGTAAGAACCTGATCTAGAAAGCAACGTTTCATCTTTTTACAACAATTTGTGCATAGGAAttgttagagagagagagagagagagagagagagagagagagagagagagagagagagagagagagagagagagagagagagagagataaaagtcttttaaaaaggaaacGCAGGCTTTCCAAActtgtttaaaaatcttaatatcttaattttctCAGTTGACAGGTCCTGGTTTACAGAATGTAGGAGAACATACACTTCAGTTTCAGAGGCCACTCATCTCACCCTTGTTGCCTGAACAGGAATCCGCATTTACCTTAGAGCAACAGTGGCAAGATGTTTTGTCCATCATGGAGTCACAGGTACGCAAATGCAAGCTTACAGTCTCTACAGAATTCAAAcattaaatgcagttttgaCGCTCTTGTGGTGTGACAGATTGCTATAGCCGCCGGCCCGGGTATATTTAATTTTCTGTATTCCGCTCCATCTTTCTAAGTATACTCAACCGTGGATGGATGCCTTCCACACATGCACAGTAAAATTGCTTttttaggggccgttcacatatcgtcTTTTGCACTCTCAAGTTCGTTATTTTAAATGTCGACGTGCAACAAGCACTCTCCCAATAGAGCAACGCCGTTGTAAAGCACTCATTTTTTCCAGGCCATTTTCTCTTTTATGATAGCCAGCAACCATTTAAATATCTTGAAAAGGATTTAAAACATAATAGTttatatcataaaaaaaacaatcactttTTCATTTAGGcctaatgtttttaaatcaaattgtgTTTCAGGGTTAAAGATTCAAAGTGATGTACCAAGTCATGCGTTTTGTTGACCTGGCAGTcagagaactttttttttttccttttattgaGTTTAACTTATCTTATCATTACAGGACATGGATATAGCCGAAACAACAGGCGATTCCCCCCTCAATACAAGTGATTCAGACAGAAATACTGGATCCATGGACAGCTTTATTCATCAGGATGTTAGCCTTCACCAAGCCACTCTGCCAAGATCCACCGAAGCACAAAACAGCATCACCATGGAAGAAACCTGTCAGATTAACAACTACTCCATGCCAAACATCAACTTGGACACCTCTGCTAATGTAGAAGCTTTTGAAGACTCGGATATCATAGACCTCCTTACTGGGACTTGCCTGCCAAGCCCATTAGATCCTCTGCTGGAGGAAGCCATGCTTGATGAGATTGGACTAATGGATTTGGCCTTGGAAGAACCTAGCCAGGCACAATCTGAAGAGCAAAACCAAGCAGATTCTGACTCTGGTTTATCCTTGGACTATAGCCAAAGCCTTACCTCCCCTAGTGGATCTGAATCTTCCAGCTCCTCATCATCTTCTTCATGCTCTTCATCACCCTCGAGCCCAACCCCTAGTTTGATGCCCGAGGAAGGTGCCGTGGGCTACACCCATATCAAGGAGGAGGATGATGATGGAGCTGTGGGTGGCTTCATGCCAGAACAAACCAAAATGTGTCAGTCAAGTTTTTTGGAAGCCAGGCAGTTCCATCATCTTCCTTGGCTCGAACACATCGGACATGATCATACCTACAACCAACCTCAAATCCAGAAGAAACCTCCAAAAGATCCTTTCGATGAGTCCAAAGAGAAAGCGCTGGAGCATCTGTCCAGCCGGGATGAGAAACGTGCACGTTCGTTGAATATCCCGTTATCCAACGAAAGCATTGTAAACTCGCCCGTTGAGGAGTTCAATCGTTTGCTAGCAAAATATCATCTCAATGAAGCTCAGCTAACGCTCATCA contains:
- the nfe2l1a gene encoding endoplasmic reticulum membrane sensor NFE2L1a — protein: MPDLKKYFIEGLIQVAILLSLSGMRVGVDPYLPPFSEIIQGPSLALTQTQFHNLRNILDGYNLHPKSIDLDGFFTARRLLSWVRSLDRLQVPAAELEAWLVHSEPDNGVSIPGQVGLLEEAGGLEDVEEPSELSMRLGNGGELGYDVLEDQTLGPLGHMPRNLNHSDDDELIKEEGDGMSFDWEQEPQQNVHQEQLENTRTQPLSLFNEEEEDEFMVDSWRNTNPFHNQMFGEDVQLSGVREDTSLSIEECLHLIDANFPSEEDPELTGPGLQNVGEHTLQFQRPLISPLLPEQESAFTLEQQWQDVLSIMESQDMDIAETTGDSPLNTSDSDRNTGSMDSFIHQDVSLHQATLPRSTEAQNSITMEETCQINNYSMPNINLDTSANVEAFEDSDIIDLLTGTCLPSPLDPLLEEAMLDEIGLMDLALEEPSQAQSEEQNQADSDSGLSLDYSQSLTSPSGSESSSSSSSSSCSSSPSSPTPSLMPEEGAVGYTHIKEEDDDGAVGGFMPEQTKMCQSSFLEARQFHHLPWLEHIGHDHTYNQPQIQKKPPKDPFDESKEKALEHLSSRDEKRARSLNIPLSNESIVNSPVEEFNRLLAKYHLNEAQLTLIRDIRRRGKNKMAAQNCRRRKLDVLVGLERNVDSLRRLRIRLLREKSEILCSIREIKQLLNSLYQEVYERLREEQGLLYSDNNFTLQEDCTSPITSQRRSDSHSRRKLSKRQKRKK